The proteins below are encoded in one region of Syntrophotalea carbinolica DSM 2380:
- a CDS encoding FecCD family ABC transporter permease, with translation MNRRSDRRHFFITSVVAISAATLLLLIGMFLSIRIGPWEIGLQDIGRILAAKVLHMDMPSDPALEAIVWLGRVPRTLTGVLVGFALGAAGTIMQGIFKNPMASPGVIGTSSGAALGAVSAIYIGWAATSIYAVPSFAILFAFLSMLIVLGIATSGGLTSRYTLLLAGIAFNAIFGALTSLVIVLSTDQFEMARQIVGWLMGDLTNRSWQHVHIVLLVTLIGTLWSMLYARDLNIIMLSEEIAANLGVNVTRSRNMLLFFAALLTGGAIAVSGAIGFVGLIAPHIMRSFVGSDNRALIPSAGVLGGALVVFSDCVVRVWGGGGLRIGVLTALLGGPFFLYLIIRDRRKFVFF, from the coding sequence ATGAATCGTCGTTCTGATCGCCGACATTTTTTTATTACCAGCGTCGTAGCCATCTCGGCAGCCACGCTCCTGCTGCTGATCGGCATGTTTCTGTCGATCCGCATCGGGCCGTGGGAAATCGGGCTGCAGGACATCGGCCGCATCCTGGCGGCCAAGGTTCTGCACATGGACATGCCGAGCGATCCGGCCCTTGAGGCCATCGTCTGGCTGGGACGGGTGCCGCGCACCCTGACAGGGGTACTGGTGGGATTTGCACTGGGCGCCGCCGGCACCATCATGCAGGGTATATTCAAGAACCCCATGGCCAGCCCGGGGGTGATCGGCACCAGTTCCGGGGCGGCGCTGGGTGCGGTAAGTGCCATTTATATCGGCTGGGCGGCCACCAGCATCTACGCGGTACCCTCGTTTGCCATACTGTTCGCGTTTTTGTCCATGCTGATCGTGCTGGGCATCGCCACCAGCGGCGGGCTGACTTCGCGCTATACCCTGCTGCTGGCCGGCATCGCCTTCAACGCCATTTTCGGTGCCCTGACATCGCTGGTCATCGTGCTTTCGACGGATCAGTTCGAAATGGCCCGGCAGATCGTCGGCTGGTTGATGGGCGACCTGACCAACCGTAGCTGGCAACATGTGCATATCGTGCTGCTCGTCACCCTGATCGGCACCTTGTGGTCGATGCTGTATGCCCGCGACCTCAACATCATCATGCTCAGCGAAGAGATCGCCGCCAACCTCGGCGTCAACGTCACCCGCTCCCGCAACATGTTGCTGTTTTTCGCCGCACTGTTGACCGGCGGCGCCATCGCCGTCTCCGGTGCCATCGGATTCGTCGGCCTCATCGCGCCGCACATCATGCGCAGCTTCGTCGGTTCGGATAACCGCGCGCTCATTCCTTCCGCCGGCGTGCTGGGGGGAGCCCTGGTCGTCTTTTCGGACTGCGTGGTGCGCGTCTGGGGCGGCGGCGGCCTGCGCATCGGTGTACTGACCGCGTTGCTGGGCGGGCCTTTTTTTCTTTATCTGATTATCCGGGATCGCCGTAAATTCGTGTTTTTCTGA
- a CDS encoding ABC transporter substrate-binding protein — MKKTLWGVVSTTAAVVAASALLLTPACTKKAETQKETLRITCWGGYAKPYVEDFQKLVKDKYSVDVDVEIFNPTDQDEFFQAVKDDKADLISPPIELPKIPRFFSFQEGKQYLQPVDVNNIPNLAKMMEVFRNDQTPFYNGVRYGVPYNCGPYGLAFNRDKVAAAPTSWNVLWDPQYAGQYTINNNFPKVNVWISALALGYGYEDIFDINNLDRAKVQEKLNALAKNAKSLWDGAANPEEFPELALATTWGFAAQAANLKGGNWRLATPAEGGTAWIDCWYIGSGAKGMTKTLAEEWINFMLEPARQADVVKSQGVSPVMADTGNTLNAEEKAMFHVGDDAYFKTVALWRVLSDETEQAFNAMWEAAKELRQ; from the coding sequence ATGAAAAAAACCTTGTGGGGAGTCGTTTCCACAACTGCGGCCGTTGTAGCCGCAAGCGCTCTGTTGCTGACCCCCGCCTGCACCAAAAAGGCAGAGACCCAAAAAGAAACCTTGCGCATCACCTGTTGGGGCGGCTACGCCAAGCCCTATGTCGAGGACTTCCAGAAACTGGTCAAGGACAAATACAGCGTCGATGTCGATGTCGAAATTTTCAACCCTACCGATCAGGACGAATTCTTCCAGGCCGTTAAAGACGATAAGGCGGATCTGATCTCCCCGCCCATCGAACTGCCCAAAATACCGCGTTTCTTCTCCTTTCAGGAAGGCAAGCAGTATCTGCAGCCCGTGGATGTGAACAACATCCCCAACCTGGCAAAAATGATGGAAGTTTTCCGTAACGACCAGACGCCGTTTTACAACGGCGTACGCTACGGTGTTCCCTACAATTGCGGTCCCTACGGTCTGGCATTCAATCGCGACAAGGTTGCTGCCGCTCCAACCAGCTGGAACGTGCTGTGGGATCCCCAGTATGCCGGTCAGTACACCATCAACAACAACTTTCCCAAGGTGAATGTCTGGATCTCGGCCCTGGCTCTCGGTTACGGCTATGAAGACATCTTCGACATCAACAATCTGGACCGCGCCAAGGTTCAGGAAAAACTCAACGCGCTGGCCAAAAACGCCAAGAGCCTGTGGGACGGCGCCGCCAATCCGGAGGAATTCCCCGAACTGGCACTGGCCACCACCTGGGGCTTCGCGGCTCAGGCCGCCAACCTCAAAGGCGGCAACTGGCGCCTGGCCACGCCCGCCGAAGGCGGCACCGCCTGGATCGACTGCTGGTACATCGGTTCCGGCGCCAAAGGCATGACAAAAACCCTGGCCGAAGAGTGGATCAACTTCATGCTTGAGCCCGCACGTCAGGCCGACGTGGTCAAATCTCAAGGTGTCTCACCTGTCATGGCCGACACCGGCAACACCCTCAACGCAGAGGAAAAAGCCATGTTCCACGTGGGCGATGACGCCTACTTCAAAACCGTAGCCCTGTGGCGGGTTCTCAGCGACGAGACCGAGCAGGCTTTCAACGCCATGTGGGAAGCAGCAAAGGAGCTGCGTCAGTAA
- the cobJ gene encoding precorrin-3B C(17)-methyltransferase produces the protein MVGIGPGNRLDRTRRAEQAIADSQVVAGYHLYLEHIADLTGGKERIASGMMQETERCRAALQRASEGAVVALVSSGDPGVYGMAGLALEMAAAEGFGVPIEIVPGISAANSAAARLGAPLMLDYACVSLSDLLVPWETICDRLSALAAADLVVALYNPRSKKRIRHLDEAVAIMRRHRSDSTPVGIVTAIGETDEQIALTTLGQVLQADVGMRSTVIIGNSTSLCLNGRMITPRGYRL, from the coding sequence GTGGTCGGCATCGGACCCGGCAACCGACTCGACCGGACCCGCCGTGCCGAGCAAGCCATAGCGGACAGTCAGGTCGTCGCCGGGTACCACCTCTACCTGGAACACATCGCCGACCTGACCGGGGGCAAGGAACGCATTGCCTCGGGCATGATGCAGGAGACCGAGCGCTGTCGCGCAGCGTTGCAACGAGCCTCCGAAGGAGCTGTTGTGGCCCTGGTGTCGTCCGGCGACCCCGGCGTGTACGGCATGGCCGGGCTGGCTTTGGAGATGGCCGCCGCCGAAGGCTTCGGGGTACCCATCGAGATCGTACCGGGCATCTCGGCGGCCAACTCCGCGGCGGCACGCCTCGGGGCGCCGCTGATGCTGGACTACGCCTGCGTCAGCCTCAGCGACCTGCTGGTGCCCTGGGAAACCATCTGCGACCGGCTTTCGGCACTGGCCGCCGCCGATCTGGTCGTGGCCCTGTACAATCCGCGCAGCAAAAAACGCATCCGGCACCTCGACGAAGCCGTGGCCATCATGCGGCGCCACCGCAGCGACAGCACCCCGGTAGGTATCGTCACCGCTATTGGCGAAACGGACGAACAGATTGCATTGACCACCCTTGGCCAAGTGCTTCAGGCCGATGTCGGCATGCGCAGCACGGTCATCATCGGCAACAGTACCTCCCTGTGCCTGAACGGTCGCATGATCACGCCACGGGGTTACCGGCTATGA
- a CDS encoding TorF family putative porin, which yields MKKWSVLLVSVFMLIAGFASSATAAIEVEGDAYAGIWDKYMWRGFNLSDSRPTIQAGVDLTLGGGFTLSTWHNWQLTGGDNWPAGELNETDVILTYAYDVNDLISVSIGDIWYMIEGEDTNELFATITLNTLLSPNLKISYDWDRAEEDGLFFSFDISHSFDLTQWVPDTTLNLGALVSYNQHADGTVADYSGWHNYELSASLDYALTDQLTLSPIVIFSSPISSAAKELIDTESAAALNLTFTF from the coding sequence ATGAAAAAGTGGAGTGTGTTGTTGGTCTCTGTCTTTATGCTGATTGCCGGTTTCGCCAGCTCGGCCACGGCGGCAATCGAAGTGGAGGGCGATGCCTACGCGGGCATCTGGGACAAGTACATGTGGCGTGGATTTAACTTGAGTGACTCCCGCCCGACCATTCAGGCAGGCGTGGATTTGACCCTCGGCGGCGGTTTCACCCTCAGCACCTGGCATAACTGGCAGCTGACCGGTGGCGACAACTGGCCTGCCGGCGAGCTCAACGAAACCGATGTTATCCTGACCTACGCTTACGATGTGAACGATTTGATCTCCGTTTCGATCGGGGATATCTGGTACATGATCGAAGGCGAAGACACCAACGAACTGTTCGCTACCATCACCCTCAACACCCTGCTGTCTCCGAACCTGAAAATCTCCTACGACTGGGACCGCGCCGAAGAAGACGGCCTGTTCTTCAGCTTTGACATCAGCCACAGCTTCGACCTTACCCAGTGGGTACCCGACACCACCCTGAACCTGGGCGCCCTGGTTTCTTACAACCAGCACGCCGATGGCACCGTGGCCGACTACTCCGGATGGCATAACTATGAGCTGAGCGCCAGCCTTGATTACGCCCTGACCGACCAGCTGACCCTCAGCCCGATCGTGATCTTCTCGTCGCCGATCAGCAGCGCCGCCAAGGAACTCATCGATACCGAATCGGCCGCGGCCCTTAACCTGACCTTTACCTTCTAA
- a CDS encoding ABC transporter ATP-binding protein yields the protein MTEQPILQIEKLDFAIGGHAILKDINCRFAAGGIHGLIGPNGSGKSTLLRNICRIWEPQNGRVLIEGRDYRRIPRKSLSQLVTLVQQDTRLDFSILVSDFVAMGRHPHLKRLQWLRQRDQDIIDQALEVTGTEVFRHRLINELSGGEAQLVSLARALATEAPIILLDEPTSALDIRHKLEIMELLTSLRAAGKTIVISIHDLDLARRYCDTVTLLQQGRVHYHGMAEQGFAEQRIKEVFHVGVEEIATEHGVSLLFYR from the coding sequence ATGACGGAACAACCGATCCTGCAGATTGAAAAGCTCGACTTTGCCATCGGCGGCCATGCGATTCTCAAAGACATCAATTGCCGTTTTGCCGCCGGAGGCATCCATGGGCTTATCGGACCCAACGGTTCCGGCAAGAGTACCTTGCTGCGCAATATCTGCCGTATCTGGGAACCGCAAAACGGCCGGGTGCTCATTGAAGGGCGGGATTATCGCCGGATTCCACGCAAATCCCTGAGCCAGTTGGTGACCCTGGTGCAGCAGGATACGCGTCTCGATTTTTCCATCCTGGTTTCCGATTTCGTCGCCATGGGACGCCATCCGCATCTGAAACGACTGCAATGGCTACGCCAGCGAGACCAGGACATCATCGATCAGGCTCTCGAGGTCACCGGCACCGAGGTCTTCCGCCATCGTCTCATTAACGAGCTGTCGGGCGGCGAGGCGCAACTGGTGAGTCTGGCGCGAGCGCTGGCCACCGAGGCGCCGATCATCCTCCTCGATGAGCCGACCAGCGCCCTCGACATACGGCACAAGCTCGAGATTATGGAATTGCTGACCAGCCTGCGCGCCGCAGGTAAAACCATCGTCATCAGCATCCACGATCTGGATCTTGCGCGACGTTACTGCGACACCGTAACCCTGCTGCAGCAGGGCCGTGTCCATTATCACGGCATGGCCGAGCAGGGCTTTGCCGAACAACGCATCAAGGAGGTATTCCATGTCGGCGTGGAGGAAATCGCAACCGAACATGGCGTTTCGCTGCTGTTTTACCGGTAA
- a CDS encoding DUF58 domain-containing protein, whose translation MKPPYRFNIQLKHPPRNDMAGDWAGHDKGTGYEFWGLRKFLPGDSWSRIDWKARARSGELYVREFLKDSAYNLLLICDVSSSMHFGDKFAVARDLAVSLAHAALRSNNPCGLLLFADKVLVWIPPSAAPRQFHRIVTALEQAPVARSRQTRLAPALEFIMKRLSSCLGVIISDFHTDLADLRGLMDAADSRLPAHELVALHVLEESEYCLTDIENGLLTLRDMESGRQIALDLSRQQEFNTLLKRARERTVRSLAGAGIDSAVLPVGAKDIQTRVNTLFARRLAARV comes from the coding sequence ATGAAACCGCCGTATCGCTTCAATATTCAGCTCAAACATCCGCCGCGCAACGACATGGCCGGCGACTGGGCAGGGCACGACAAGGGCACCGGTTACGAGTTCTGGGGGCTGCGTAAATTCCTGCCGGGCGACAGCTGGAGCCGTATCGACTGGAAAGCCCGCGCCCGCAGCGGCGAGTTGTATGTGCGGGAATTTCTCAAGGACAGCGCCTACAATCTGCTGCTTATCTGCGATGTCAGCTCATCCATGCATTTCGGCGACAAGTTCGCCGTGGCCCGCGACCTGGCGGTTTCCCTGGCCCATGCGGCACTGCGGTCCAACAACCCCTGCGGCCTGTTGCTGTTTGCGGACAAGGTATTGGTTTGGATTCCTCCAAGTGCCGCGCCGCGACAGTTCCACCGCATCGTTACGGCACTGGAACAGGCACCCGTTGCCCGAAGCCGGCAGACCCGCCTGGCGCCGGCGCTGGAATTCATCATGAAACGGCTATCCTCGTGCCTGGGGGTCATCATTTCCGATTTTCACACGGACCTTGCCGACTTGAGGGGGCTGATGGACGCCGCGGACAGCCGCCTGCCCGCCCATGAGCTGGTCGCCCTGCATGTACTGGAGGAATCCGAGTACTGCCTGACCGATATCGAAAACGGTCTGTTGACCCTCAGGGATATGGAATCGGGCCGCCAGATAGCCCTGGATCTGTCCCGTCAACAGGAGTTCAACACCCTGCTCAAAAGGGCTCGGGAACGCACCGTACGCAGTCTGGCCGGAGCCGGTATCGATTCAGCAGTATTACCCGTCGGCGCCAAAGACATTCAAACCCGCGTCAACACCCTGTTCGCACGAAGGCTGGCGGCTAGAGTCTGA
- a CDS encoding AAA family ATPase, producing the protein MSHRSQDPSPTASRCAAESFRTRIQQVEAEIAKVIIGQDRMIEAIICTLLAQGHILLEGVPGLAKSLTVATFARTIGGDFKRIQFTPDKLPSDITGTTVFDQASGTFTFHQGPVFCNILLADEINRAAPKVQSALLEAMQEKRVSIDRDQYQLPELFMVLATMNPVEQLGTYPLSEAQLDRFIAKINLTYPPRAFEEQLLRKKSTDFEAIQKAVPCLLQPDEIIAMQHHVAQHVTVSPTVVAYILDICLRTRPESAEAPAAVRNYVSVGVSPRAGEHLIAYCKGYAFLRGRDYVTFEDVDVCASQVLGHRLILSDAAILEGLHADMLLQDIVSSVVPRTVNPD; encoded by the coding sequence ATGAGCCATCGTAGCCAAGACCCTTCGCCCACCGCCAGCCGCTGTGCTGCGGAAAGCTTCCGCACCAGAATCCAGCAGGTCGAGGCCGAAATCGCCAAGGTCATCATCGGTCAGGATCGCATGATCGAGGCCATCATCTGCACCCTGTTGGCCCAGGGGCATATTCTACTCGAAGGCGTACCGGGGCTGGCCAAAAGTCTTACCGTGGCGACCTTTGCCCGAACCATCGGGGGGGATTTCAAACGCATTCAATTCACCCCCGACAAGCTGCCCAGCGACATTACCGGCACCACCGTATTCGACCAGGCCAGCGGCACGTTCACTTTCCATCAGGGGCCGGTTTTCTGCAACATTCTACTGGCGGATGAAATCAACCGGGCCGCACCGAAAGTCCAGTCGGCGTTACTCGAGGCCATGCAGGAAAAACGCGTCAGCATCGACCGCGACCAGTACCAGCTGCCGGAATTATTCATGGTTCTGGCGACCATGAACCCGGTGGAACAGCTCGGCACCTATCCCCTGTCGGAAGCCCAGCTCGACCGGTTTATCGCCAAAATCAATCTGACCTATCCCCCCAGGGCTTTCGAAGAACAGCTGCTCAGAAAAAAAAGTACCGACTTCGAAGCCATTCAGAAGGCTGTCCCCTGTCTGCTGCAACCGGACGAAATCATCGCCATGCAGCACCATGTAGCGCAACATGTGACCGTTTCGCCAACGGTGGTTGCCTACATCCTCGATATCTGCCTGCGCACCCGCCCCGAGTCCGCAGAGGCACCCGCCGCCGTCCGCAATTACGTTTCGGTGGGGGTTTCGCCGCGGGCCGGCGAACACCTTATTGCCTATTGCAAGGGCTATGCGTTTCTGCGCGGCCGCGACTATGTGACCTTTGAGGACGTTGATGTCTGCGCCTCGCAGGTACTGGGTCACCGCCTGATTCTCAGCGATGCCGCCATCCTGGAAGGACTGCACGCCGACATGTTGCTGCAGGACATCGTGAGTTCCGTTGTCCCCCGCACTGTAAACCCGGACTGA
- the cobK gene encoding precorrin-6A reductase yields the protein MIMLLGGTSETAPLATALLETGYRVLVSTATDAPLPLPGHPSLERRHGRLDAAAMANLMRQRGVRVLIDAAHPYAAQARTQAQQATAALDLPYLRWERPATDFDGFAVTWADDHTQAARLACADGRPVLLTTGSRHLAPYVAQARLTGVRLRARVLPHAESRNAVQQAGLAPEETIWGQGPFSVESNRSHIQQHGIGVLVTKDSGQAGGVPAKLQAAHLERCIVIVVRRPVSHDPIATFQHLPELLKAVTAILPLSGQPF from the coding sequence ATGATCATGCTGCTCGGAGGTACCAGTGAAACGGCACCGCTGGCCACAGCGCTGCTGGAAACCGGTTATCGCGTATTGGTGTCAACAGCGACGGATGCCCCTTTGCCCCTTCCCGGGCATCCGTCGCTGGAACGACGGCATGGCCGTCTCGATGCAGCGGCCATGGCAAATCTGATGCGTCAGCGCGGCGTACGGGTGTTGATCGATGCCGCTCACCCGTATGCCGCCCAGGCACGTACTCAGGCGCAACAGGCTACGGCCGCGCTGGACCTGCCGTATTTACGCTGGGAGCGTCCCGCTACCGATTTCGATGGTTTTGCCGTTACCTGGGCCGACGATCACACCCAGGCCGCCAGGTTGGCCTGCGCCGACGGCCGCCCCGTATTACTGACCACCGGCTCGCGGCATCTGGCGCCTTATGTCGCCCAGGCACGCCTGACCGGTGTCCGCTTAAGGGCCAGGGTTCTGCCCCATGCGGAATCCCGCAACGCTGTGCAGCAAGCCGGACTGGCCCCCGAAGAAACGATCTGGGGGCAGGGGCCTTTTTCTGTCGAAAGCAACCGCAGCCATATTCAACAACACGGTATCGGTGTGCTGGTTACCAAGGACAGCGGTCAGGCTGGTGGCGTGCCGGCCAAACTGCAGGCGGCCCATCTCGAACGATGTATCGTTATCGTGGTTCGACGCCCCGTCAGCCATGATCCGATCGCCACTTTTCAGCATCTACCGGAACTGCTCAAAGCCGTTACCGCCATCCTTCCACTCTCCGGGCAACCTTTCTGA
- a CDS encoding ABC transporter substrate-binding protein → MSAWRKSQPNMAFRCCFTGKPLLAGILGLALLVTLLGGVCSAAGNARGARRFPLEMDALMGALSDTRRPTPVTTDSYPRTVPYRFMHYDFATDQQHQEQRSVTLEHQPLRIIPHSTGLTEILWAIVPHERLVAVHKSCKDRQYSFLAPLLPDDLPVYGTDDAEIVIGYRPDLVMTSFFSNANFLHQLRTAHIPMAQFGFFDDLDSIKEQILLAGRLTGEENSARRLVAVMDEKLRDIQTAVRKRRTPAAKPPTVLYYDNMAYVAGAGTTFDSMCKALGVTNIAAVKGIRNFKQIDYETLLQWDPEVIIVPEESTYDRQLYSQPMLATARAVRRKNIRKMPTVYLLSSSQYLVASINYLAGLIYESSF, encoded by the coding sequence ATGTCGGCGTGGAGGAAATCGCAACCGAACATGGCGTTTCGCTGCTGTTTTACCGGTAAGCCCCTGCTTGCCGGAATCCTCGGGCTTGCTCTGCTTGTAACGCTGCTAGGCGGCGTGTGCTCAGCGGCGGGAAACGCCCGCGGAGCGCGCAGGTTTCCCCTGGAGATGGATGCGTTGATGGGCGCCTTAAGCGACACGCGCCGACCGACGCCGGTAACGACGGATAGTTACCCCCGTACCGTCCCCTATCGTTTTATGCACTATGATTTTGCCACCGACCAGCAGCACCAGGAACAGCGCTCGGTCACCCTTGAGCATCAGCCCTTGCGCATTATCCCCCACTCCACCGGTCTCACGGAGATCCTCTGGGCGATCGTGCCCCATGAACGCCTGGTGGCTGTCCACAAGAGCTGCAAGGATCGGCAATACTCATTCCTTGCGCCGCTACTGCCCGACGACCTGCCCGTGTACGGTACCGATGACGCGGAAATCGTCATCGGCTACCGGCCCGACCTGGTCATGACCTCGTTCTTTTCCAACGCGAATTTTCTGCACCAGTTGCGCACCGCCCACATCCCCATGGCGCAATTCGGATTCTTTGACGACCTGGACTCCATCAAGGAGCAGATCCTGCTGGCCGGCCGTCTCACCGGCGAGGAGAACTCGGCCCGGCGCCTGGTGGCCGTCATGGATGAAAAGCTGCGCGATATCCAGACTGCGGTACGCAAGCGGCGCACTCCTGCGGCCAAACCGCCGACGGTGTTATATTACGACAATATGGCTTATGTGGCCGGCGCCGGCACCACCTTCGACAGCATGTGCAAAGCCCTGGGCGTGACCAATATCGCCGCGGTCAAGGGGATTCGTAATTTCAAGCAGATCGACTATGAAACCCTGCTGCAATGGGATCCGGAAGTGATCATCGTACCGGAGGAAAGCACCTACGACCGGCAACTTTACAGCCAGCCGATGCTGGCCACGGCGCGCGCCGTACGCCGGAAAAATATCCGCAAGATGCCGACCGTTTACCTGCTGAGTTCCTCGCAGTACCTGGTCGCCAGCATCAACTACCTGGCGGGATTGATCTATGAATCGTCGTTCTGA
- a CDS encoding ethanolamine ammonia-lyase, which produces MLQKGKFVAGITGALVMTFLASMAGAVTIGGVKPGEDVMQYVNRTKGKFDQTTYQQVIGAANAFKEGDEGLGVAADTEADRVNARKLLANTKIKDIFENPLFVDGQEELIRKTTDKAKYNKIKNMTMGELKNFLLTKSEADIKAIMGGLHSDVIGSVVKLMSNDELIRVGSKIFNPLPGSKIGAKGYIGARIQPNSPTDNKEDIQMQVFDGFSYGVGDIIIGTNPVDSQLEATLRVENALKEIVTAFGLEKTIPWCVLSHIDGQAAAEKEEPGSTAIWFQSLAGTESANKTFDLTIQKMIDYAKMRTGPYSLYFETGQGADYTNGHGHGFDMVVHESRKYGFSRALKQVTAKAKGVTEDQVWLHVNDVAGFIGPEVFKTREQLVRCCLEDIVMGKLHGLVLGLDICSTLHMPVTLDDLAWCQDQIAPANPAYLMALPTRNDPMLSYLTTGFQDHVRIREKFGFKVNDAMWDFYKKIEVIDANGKPTKHFGDPAWVYYKFRQAKGDKRSFKEIYAEGQKKIANVRGRGVDLAVGYGENIWDLEPVTNKRIHDLYDDAKISLWAEFTPEFIDSIPNAVSIKSKAHDRENYISAPGTGEELSASAVATLDKLAASWGNKAPDVQVVISDGLNAKAIMDDGHLMPYLKELKKQCKKAGLTLSDKNIVVTGGRVRAGYKAGETLFSKVGSKAKAVVHIIGERPGSGHHAFSAYLVKVKPSTWAKTGSVDHDSSKVLSGISDTGLVPAEAARQTVKLLMEM; this is translated from the coding sequence ATGTTACAAAAGGGGAAATTCGTAGCAGGCATTACCGGCGCGCTGGTAATGACCTTTCTGGCCAGCATGGCCGGAGCCGTCACCATCGGCGGCGTAAAGCCCGGTGAAGACGTCATGCAGTACGTCAACCGCACCAAAGGGAAGTTCGATCAAACCACCTATCAACAAGTCATCGGCGCCGCCAATGCGTTCAAAGAAGGTGACGAAGGCCTCGGTGTTGCAGCTGACACCGAAGCGGACCGCGTAAACGCCCGCAAATTGCTGGCCAACACCAAGATCAAAGACATTTTTGAAAATCCCCTGTTCGTGGATGGCCAGGAAGAACTGATCCGCAAGACCACGGACAAAGCGAAGTACAACAAAATCAAGAACATGACCATGGGCGAGCTGAAGAACTTCCTGCTCACCAAATCCGAAGCCGATATCAAAGCCATCATGGGCGGCCTGCACAGCGACGTCATCGGTTCCGTGGTCAAACTGATGTCCAACGATGAACTGATCCGCGTCGGCAGCAAAATATTCAACCCTCTGCCCGGCTCCAAAATCGGCGCAAAAGGTTACATCGGGGCGCGCATTCAGCCTAACTCGCCGACCGACAACAAAGAAGACATCCAGATGCAGGTATTCGACGGCTTCTCCTACGGCGTCGGCGACATCATCATCGGTACCAACCCCGTCGACAGCCAGCTGGAAGCGACCCTTCGCGTCGAAAACGCTCTGAAGGAAATCGTCACCGCTTTCGGCCTGGAAAAAACCATTCCCTGGTGTGTTCTGTCCCATATCGACGGGCAGGCCGCTGCCGAAAAAGAGGAGCCCGGTTCCACCGCGATCTGGTTCCAGAGTCTCGCCGGCACCGAGAGCGCCAACAAGACCTTCGACCTGACCATCCAGAAAATGATCGACTACGCCAAAATGCGTACCGGTCCTTACAGCCTCTACTTCGAAACCGGCCAGGGCGCCGACTACACCAACGGCCACGGTCACGGCTTCGACATGGTCGTGCATGAATCCCGCAAATACGGTTTCTCCCGCGCGCTCAAACAGGTGACCGCCAAAGCCAAGGGTGTGACCGAAGACCAGGTCTGGCTGCACGTCAACGACGTGGCCGGATTCATCGGTCCCGAGGTTTTCAAAACCCGCGAGCAGCTGGTGCGCTGCTGCCTGGAAGACATCGTTATGGGTAAACTGCACGGCCTGGTACTGGGTCTCGATATCTGCTCGACCCTGCACATGCCCGTTACCCTCGATGACCTGGCCTGGTGCCAGGACCAGATCGCTCCTGCCAACCCGGCCTACCTGATGGCTCTGCCTACCCGTAACGACCCGATGCTCAGCTACCTGACCACCGGTTTCCAGGACCACGTGCGTATTCGTGAAAAATTCGGCTTCAAAGTCAACGACGCCATGTGGGACTTTTACAAAAAAATCGAAGTCATCGACGCCAACGGCAAACCGACCAAGCACTTTGGCGACCCTGCCTGGGTTTACTACAAATTCCGTCAGGCCAAAGGCGACAAGCGCTCCTTCAAGGAAATCTATGCCGAAGGTCAGAAGAAGATTGCCAACGTTCGCGGCCGCGGTGTCGACCTTGCCGTGGGCTACGGCGAAAACATCTGGGATCTGGAACCTGTAACCAACAAACGTATCCACGACCTGTATGACGATGCCAAAATCAGCCTGTGGGCCGAATTCACTCCTGAATTCATCGATTCCATCCCCAACGCCGTGAGCATCAAATCCAAGGCTCACGACCGCGAGAACTACATCTCCGCACCGGGTACCGGTGAAGAACTGTCGGCGTCGGCCGTTGCCACCCTCGACAAACTGGCTGCGTCCTGGGGCAACAAAGCTCCTGACGTGCAGGTTGTTATTTCCGACGGCCTGAACGCCAAGGCCATCATGGATGATGGACACCTGATGCCTTACCTGAAGGAACTGAAAAAACAGTGCAAAAAAGCTGGCTTGACCCTGTCCGACAAGAACATCGTCGTGACCGGCGGTCGTGTCCGCGCCGGCTACAAAGCTGGTGAAACGCTGTTCAGCAAGGTCGGCAGCAAAGCCAAAGCCGTTGTTCACATCATCGGCGAACGCCCGGGTAGCGGCCATCATGCTTTCTCCGCTTACCTGGTCAAAGTCAAGCCGAGCACCTGGGCCAAAACCGGCTCGGTCGACCATGACTCGTCCAAAGTTCTGTCCGGCATTTCCGACACCGGCCTGGTTCCCGCCGAAGCGGCCCGCCAGACGGTCAAACTGCTGATGGAAATGTAA